From the genome of Saccharomyces paradoxus strain CBS432 chromosome XII sequence:
AACGCGAAGTATCCATCAAGtgaagaaaggaaaaatgaCGCCACCATCGCATTTAAAACTTCTGGATTAGTTATACTTTTAATTTCTATGGTAGCTGCTGGTGTTGCCCTATAATAAACTCTTTTAATATTTAAGGAAAACTACATCAAATAGTTTAATAAGGTACTCTTTTTCTGGTTATTAGGCGAATATtgagataattgttggatTCCATTGTGGGTAAAGATTATAAtataggtatacagaatatactagaagaTTTCCCGAACATATAGGAAGCCacaaaaggaaatcaaaaattttacgtaatcatattattatttcttctttctttttatatgttgtcattcattatcctactacattatcaatgcttgcatttcagcttccattagatttgatgactgtttctTAGTCTTTATGTCATTTTCTTACACCACATGTGACAATACACTAGTATCATTGTTGGAATtaaattctaatatcatctatttagtggtatattataacatgcggtgcaagaggatggcataaagattgagaaacaatcatccaatctaatggaagctgaaatgcaagctgaaatgcaagcattgataatgtaataggaaaatgagtgacaacatataaaaggaaagaagataaaataataacactatgtagaactatcgattcccttttgtgtattcctatatcctcgaggagaacttctagtatattctatatacctaatattatagcctttagtaacaatggaatcccaacaattatctaattacccacataattctcaatCATGGATACTAGTgaatagatgatattagaattttgCTCCAACATTATGAATACTAGTCGATAAATGATGGTCGATTCTTATTTCAACAGAAGgcccaacaattatccaattattcaccTAATTTTCAACTCCCCCATTTCTTAGTTTAACATCACCCGTTCCAACAATGTCAATAGTTTCATCCCTGAAACTTAAATTTAGAGTAGCGTAGTTTATCGGTTCGagattgaaaaggaaaaaatcgtATGCTATTCCATGAGAATAAAGATCATGAATTTATTATCCTTGATAGTTTATTATGCTCCTCTAGTGCAATGGTTAGCATGCATTCTTCCGGTGGCTGTGATCCGGGTTCGAGTCCCGGGAGGAgcttttaatatttttttgaatacatAATATTTGTTAGAGggaaaagtatttttccAAGTATCTATAAATGATACTGGCGGTTATGAAGCAAGCAAAGTTTTTACGTAGGAAAACTGCGGTGAAAGGAGTTAGGCGAGATCTACTGCCACGGCTTGTGCATTTTAGGGTTGATATTAGAGGAGTTGGAATTATCTTGGCCTATAATTAttgagaattgggtgaataattagataattgttgggattccattgttactaaaggctataatattaggtatatagaatatactagaagttctcctcgaggatataggaatacacaaaagggaatcgatagttctacatagtgttattattttatcttctttccttttataaattgtcattcattttcctagtacattatcaatgcttgcatttcagcttccattagattggatgattgtttctcaatctttatgccatcctcttgcaccgcatgtgataatatagtAGTAGCATGAATgctactaaatagatgatattagaatttcattccaacaattataTACCTGAATCATCAGCTATACATCAGCAACCCATGAATACGAAGTAATTATGCATAGCCGGGTATTGAGGATTGTTTGGATTACAACTACTCATGCTATTCTGCTGAACCTGTTCCGATGGTTAATAAATATGACAGtatttccttttatacATCCGTACCTATTGCCTTACCTGTCCATTTGTTCTTGAGGTATGGGTTAACAAATCAGTTTATTCGATTCtcagtattttttttcttcgatttttttgcaaatcAATGGCTAAAAGGATCTGtttgtaaaagaaaatgactGCGCATAGCACTGAGCCGAGGGTTGAGGGCACGCTCTCTGTGATGGTACAGGATTTCGCCTGGAACGCGTACCAACGAAGGCTTCTCTAGAAGGCGAAGTACTACATACTGAGGCGACTATAATAGCAGAATATGGTTTTATAGTGGAACTGTCATATAATTGAGAAAACCAACAAAAAAGTATCAGAATGGCTAAACAATCATTAGGTATGTGCACAGATGCTAAATATATTCATCCATGTAAAACCAGAATCAACGATGAAGTTTGTACCTTCGGACCAAGGATAGAACAGCTCAGTGTTGGCTGAAAtcaatcaaaaaaatgaaaagtacTTTGTCTAAGGCTGGAACCTGTAAAACATCTAGCGAAGTCTCATAATCTGCGATCACTGGGAAATATCATAACTATCAACATAATAGAAGATGGCGTTTTACAACATGCAAAAGTTCAGAACTCTGTACAATTATTCCTCATGTAAAAGTTGTGGGTTTATCCTCTAAAGTTGAACACCCCGCAAATTATAGTATATTATGCACCAATGGTACATTCGAAATCCAATGTTTTCTCCCAAGATTCTAACTACTAGGAAAGCGAAGATTAATCGAAGTTTCACAATACtaacatttcttttttttttcattattatagACGTTTCCTCCGACAGAAGAAAAGCCAGAAAGGCTTATTTCACCTCCCCATCCTCCGAACGTCGTGTTTTGCTATCTGCTCCATTATCGAAGGAGTTGAGAGCTCAATACGGTATCAAGGCTTTGCCAATCAGAAGAGATGACGAAGTTTTGGTTGTTCGTGGTTCCAAGAAGGGCCAAGAAGGTAAGATTTCATCTGTTTACAGATTGAAGTTTGCCGTTCAAGTTGACAAGGTCACCAAGGAAAAGGTCAATGGTGCTTCTGTTCCAATTAACTTGCACCCATCCAAGCTTGTCATTACTAAATTACATTTGGACAAGGACAGAAAAGCTTTGATCCAAAGAAAGGGCGGTAAATTGGAATAAATTATATAATTCCCTAAAAAAACATCCTGAAAATTTATTGCACTTTTTTTACTCAAACCACTTAATAATCATATGTAAAACGTATAAATAGTATCCATTCTACTGCACTCAATATCTTACATGAAGGACTAGATGCTGGCGCTATCTTTTACCATAGATATGTGTTAGCTTTTCCGCAGTAAAAATGTCCGCCTCATGTTAGAAACCGGGGTTAAGGGGGCGTGAGAATACTGGCAGACTAGAACCGAGATAGAATCTCTAACCACAAAAACAGTTCATCCTACGCCTTTATATAGTTATACCCAAAGATCTTCGCACAGGGATTTAAcctaaaaataaaaatataaggTTGGTGTAGCGAACATGCCAAATGTGCtttctgatgatgaagagcTCCTTAATGGATTAGGAAGTGAGATCATGAAGCCCTCTAAACAAGGTAATTATATGGCGAGGACCGTTAAAAGATGGGTAAATAACGAACGCGTAACCTCAGCCGAGTTGACGAATGTCAATGTTGACGGAGTTCATGGACCGGTGAATACTGAAAGTTATATATCACCAGGACAGCTCTACTCCACTGACTCGGGAAATTTGTTTCATGCCGGAAGAATCCTCGTTGTTCTAGTCGGTCTTCCAGCAACATCAAAGACACTTTTATCAGTAGCGATTACAAGATATACCAGATGGCTAGGAGTCAGGACGAAATCGTACCATTTTTCAGAGTATAAAGAATCAGCTAAAGATATACCTTCAGACTATTTCTGCGTAGTACCAACGTCAAAAGAGGGTGTAGCGTTTGTTGAAAAGCTTCGCATGCAGATGTTGAATGATATACtgtcatttttcaatgatttgtCAGGACAGCTAGCCATTTATGATGCCCTAAATATCCGTAAAATTGACAGAAAGAATTTGGAGGCTACCTTTTCTGAAATTGGCGTTAAAGTACTTTTCATTGAATCAATCGTGTCTGATCAAGAAATCATGAATAGGAACATAGCTCTCGTACTAGAGTCGAACGATTACAGGGGACTTTCAACCGATGAAGCAATTGACGAATATATGAGACGTTTGTCAGTTAACGAACCATATTATGAAATGATGACACATGACGAAGAACTATCATAcattaaatatataaatctGGGAAGGCAGATAATTGTGAAAGATAACATACACGGTTATTTGGTCAACAAAAtggtatttttcttgatgaaCTTGAGGCAGAAAAAGGGGTGTGTATATTTTGCTCGGTGTGGTACCAGCGATAAAGATAACTACATACACGATGAAGAATTAAATGAAGAGGGAATTCACTATTCAAAAGTCCTCAAGGAATTTGTCCTCCAACGAATTAAGCAGAAGAGACtggccaaaaaaaattctgatTCCTTAGTCGAAGTAATAGATGGAAGTcatgatgaagatttgaagACCTCGCTGATAGTTTGGACAGGTCCCAGGAAAAGGACCCATGATACTggtctctttttttcaaaagaaggTATTAAAGTTCAGCAACGGTCAGAGTTGAGACAATTGAACCCAGGGAGTATTGCTGATCTTAGCGACCAACAAATAATGGAGAAATTTCCGTCAGAGTACAAAGAATCATTGAAAGACCCATATCATTTTAGATTCCCCAGAGCGGAATCTTACCATGATCTAGCCGTTCGTATGGAACCTTTGTTACTAGAAATGGAACATACGAGCAAGGACATTCTCATCATTGCACATGAGTCAACATTAAGAGTTCTATATGGCTATTTAATGGCTTGCACGTGTGTAGAGTTACCAAATCTAAATTTCACAAGAGACAAATTAGTTGAAATTTCGTTCAGCCCTTTTTGCAATACAGTAGAGTTATTGAACATTCCTTCAAGTAGCTAATATACTCGACTTGCATCGTTGATGTGTATCTATATTCAAAATagttatttttatgtttaaGAAGGGTAGAAGaacaattcaaaaaaaaaaaaaattaccatGAGCAACGAATATTAAATTGTAAATTATTTAGACATCTTTCTATAATATGTTTGCCTAACACCCTCAGTTTATATACTGCGTACCTCTAGGCTAAAATTATACGAGGCGACGATAGATTAACAGGATAATGACAGAAACTTTAAAAGAGGCTTTCACTTGAAGAGTTTTCTTCAGCTATAGTCTCCAATGCCACCTTACTCCTCTTTTTACGTTTATGTCTACTTTTCAAACCACTTCCCGTAAGCAACTCCTGCATTTCTGCCTCCTGTGCAGCTTTGAGCAAATCATACCTGGTGATTTTATCAGGCTTATTGCTCACGTATCTACCTGAACCAACAACGTTAATATATTTCCATGGACATGCTACCCACTCTGCAATGTTGGAGGCTGAATtaattgtattttttgaaactaaCCCGATGGGACAGTTACTGACTGACTGCATTATTAAAAGGAGAAGTTATGCTTTAGTGTTTTTGCCCCTAGGCTTGCTATGTTCACTTCAACAGGTAACAGAGAGACACAAGGAAAATAGGGCAGTTAATAATTATCTGCACCAACTTTATATGAATACATCTTTACTTGCATGTGTTAATTAAGCCTTCAGCACATGAGCATCACAAAGAATCACAAGGAAAAGATTGGATTACTTAATATCGAATAGCAGTCAGCCGCGGAAATGGAAATCTTAGTAATAAAATTTAATGTGGCACTGCTACAACTTGACGGTGGGCTGCTCCAAGAAACCCAACTGATTCCGCGGAAATAGACGGACATTATTACAAATGCTAAGAGTATTAGCAAGAACGGCTGAGCCCTTTTACTTTCAGCCGGaaaatttgcaaaaaaGATTCAACAGATAAGCCGCTTTGCTAGTAGTGCAATACCTTATGTTTTTAGTGGAAGCTAAGGATGGTTGAGAATATAGGTACGCTGAGAGGGAACTATCAATTTTGATGTAAGTACTAATCAGGGATACCTGCTCGTTCGCCTCGCCTCAAAATTGACTATCAGTGAACAAAAAGTTCAGAAAGTTCGGCAGATGAGGTGTGTAGTCGTTAAATATGTAAATTTCTATACTTAATACTCCCATTTTGAGAAGAGCTAATTGCGTGTTGagcaatgaaaaaaaagttctaTCAAAAGTATCTTGAGGAAATGGAATGTGTACGGGGAATGCCATGTGTCATAGGCTCTATGGaaagaatattaatattTGGTGGGGGAAACGGAATGAAACTAAACAAAgcataaaaaaatctaaaaaaagacaaaaagaagatagaGAGAGAAAGGATGAGgattattgataatatagtataataataaaagagaacatagaaaagaagaaagaagaaaaaaaattaagatgtactttaaaaaaagggaaaaaattctaaaaagTGCGATTGGAATTAGAAGAATGCagatattttgttttctgtcCCAGGACGGAGAAGGTAACAAAATCATAAAGGTAAAATAACAAATTAATTATGATCAAAGAGAAATGCTCTTTGTAAACCTTGGTTTGTAAATGCGTTGGTAACTGCAGCAGATGTTAAGAaacaaagatgaaaaaaaccaGAATCTGTCTGTAAGTTTTATCGTGATTATAAAGATAATTGACGCTTCTGTTGCTCCCTGGCCCATCTTGCAGTATCTTTTGTAGCTTGACTAAACAATTGGCCACTCCTAGTTCTTTTAATGTAATCAATAACCCAGTCTTGTCCATAAAACTGTTTGATTGAGCCGTCTGGAAACATAGAGGCTATATCACCAATCAATCCGACTGCTGCTCTTGAGGTAGCATCCTCACTGTACAGCTGAGGATCTTCTGCAACCTGTGCAATGAATTGGAAGATAGTACCAACATAAGGGAACAAAGCTTCTGGCTTGTCATGAAGTCCTGCTACTATACCAACATAAGCATCTAGTACCGCTTCTAGTACTTTTATCTGGTAGTCAAGGGCTTCCAATGTGCCGTTTTCAGGCTTTGTATTTTGTGCGGCAACACATAACGCCATGATATCGTTTAGGTAGGGGATAAAATCAGCGCCTATATTAGAGGCAATATCACCAAACACACTCAAGACAGCAGGTTTCAACTCTCTTCTCGCGTTCGGATTCGAGATCATTTGAGCCAGAACATTCATCATGGCATCGGAGTATTTTCtgaaatcttcttctagcgaatttgaaatatcagCAATGAAGCCCACTGCTGTAATTGAAACTGGAGAATCTACTTGATTCAAAGCCTTTAATAAATAGGGGGAAAACGTTTCcaagtatttttcaaaacctttACCCAAAGAAGCAGCCAGAGCTGAAATGGCATAAAACACATCATCTTCTATAAACGCAgaatcctttttttccaacaatCTGAAGAACAGGCCCATAAGCATGTCAGCAACAGGTTCTACGCTACTTGGACTTTTTCTAATAACAGCAGCTAGGACAGTCAATATATTTGATTGCAATTCTTGTAAACTTTGAGCGTCTTCTAACGTTAGTTGATTTTCATCAACACTCATTGTCTGTCCTAATTTATCCATAACAAACGTGGAAATTGAAGCAGAAGTTTCAGCTACCGTGTCGGTGGCGTATTCAACCATTGTTGTCAAGGCTGAAAAGGCGGACGCACGGGCATTAAACTCATTATCAATTCTATTTGCTGCACCTATCAAGCCATCTACAAGAGCGGGATAGAAGTTATAGATTGGAGATGGAGTAGCTTCCGCTAATTGTTCCACTAAATTGATAATGGTCCAAGAACAGTTTGTGGCCACTTTTGGGTGATCTTGTAATCCAATTAAACAGGCTTGAACAACGCCTGGAAGATGCTGTTGTGGGTCAATAGATTCAGCAACAGAATCAGCAATTCTACCAATACACCAGGCAGTAGTTTCCTTAACTTGTAAGGATTGGTCGTTCATTAAATTCAAGATAGATGGCAAAGCTTGGTGAACGTAATAGGTTCTTTGGACCTTATCGGGACCATCCATAATAGAACCAAAGGCCATTACAGCAGCTTCACGATTCCTCCAGTTGTCAGCAGTAATATTTTGTTCAACAAATTCCAATACAGGTTCCAAGATGTGATTGCCACAGTTTTGAGCAAACAACTGTAAGCACGCACCTGCGGACATGGAAACATTCCAATCGTCATCTTCTGGATCTTCGTTTTGTCTCATTAGAAGGTTCAATAAATTAGGAACAACGTCTTTGATAGAAGAAAGAGCGAAATTATAACTTTGTAAAGGAGATTGAGGAAATTGTGCGAGTTCATAGGCAATATCGATTTCCTCTTCACAAATAGTGGACCAGAATTCCACAGTCATGGAAGCTACCTTATCATTTGGAGATTTCATTGTGGCTATCGTCAACGCATACAGGGCTTGCTCCATGTAAGGTTTCATAAATGTATAGTATAGTGACATGATTTTACACAAACAACCAAAAGCGGCTGCTTGAACTTCTATATCTTCAGCTTGGGTAGCTTCACAGACGACTTGCATAAGGTAGTTTCTTTCACCTTCACGTTCCatgttatttttgataaaaattaaagagTCTGCAAGAGCATTCAGAGCTGCCAGCCTGACTGCTTTGGAAGTTTCCGTAGATTGCGCACCCTGGACAATAGCAATTAAGATGTtgtttgatgaagaaaccAAGGCTTGACTTTGAGGGTCAGCACTTTCACACATATATCCTAAGGCCAATAAAGAGGCTCTCTTAACATTTTCTGGTTGTTCTGCACCTGTATTGTCGACCATAATTTTCATCAGTTCTGGCCATGCGCCATGGGGCAACTCAATATCTGCTATAGCTGCAATCAATTGAGCTGCAGCATTTGCTATACGGGGTTCTATGGAGACCAACGCGGTGAGCGCATTAGTTTTGATTTGGTTTTTGGCTTCTGGGCTAACTTGTGTAATCCAACGTTGTGCAAATTGCTGGGTCTTCACGGAGTCTTTAGAAACCAGCTCATTCTTTAGAGTTAGTGCCGCTAGGATACGTCCTTCTAGCTTTGTATTCTCATCGATAAGTACTTGCGAAGAAAGCCCTGCAAATTGTAAAAAGTTGTCATTAgataatttctttaattgaGTTTCACTAGTCAACCGAATGTTTTGGTCGGGACTTAAAATACTGTTCTCCAATAGTTGAGCAAATTCAGCGGTGGACATTGCTCCTTGTGTGATATGATGGATTACTGTTAAATCAGTTTTATTCTACCCCTAAAAAGCTtgtaaatataaatacaaaaaGGACAGATAATTCTCCAGTAAAATTATCCTTTACTTTTTAATGATATCTGTTCTTTCACTTCAAaaatacaagaaaagaaactggAGAGTTTACATATATTTGCCTCTCTTCGcagttatttttctttttttttttttttatttttttccttggtTCTCTCATCCAAGTTTTTCCTTATTGCCTTTCCAGCAAAAttcgaaaattttcttcctcgtcAGAGAATTCTATCCTCGTTTAACGTGATACAGTTATCGGAAGATTAGTAGGAGGTAGTCTGCGACTGACTGTTAATTTGATCGCTGCTGAGGAATGCTGGTCATGTATGTATCGGGACATGGTTGCAACGTTTTCGGCAAAAACAAGAAGCACCGGTAACGTGTTTTGTGTTATGCATACCTGCCGCATGTAAATTTTActatttttgctttttttttatttgccATTTACTTGcatatagatatatatatatatatatatttctgCCTACTTGTCCTCCTTTGGCATGCCAACTCTgtgctttttcaattgctcgattgcaaagaaaattaacATTGTGAATGGACCCAGTCTTGTGAAACTTGGTAACCACCCACGGAACATGAAAGAGGGACCCTCTTTGCGGACAGCGTCGGCAAGGATCTTCAAAGCCGGTTGATGGTCTCCGCTGCCGTTCATGATACGTGTCTTCATGACGTCTGCTGGAGAACAAACGGTGGTGGCCACCAGCCCAGCCAACAGCGATGCGGTCAAGTGGGTATAGTTCTTGGATGCGTCGAAGTCTAATTTTGTGACCAAGTAGTTCTTAAACACGTCATATGTAACGACCTGACTTGCAGTCATCAGTATGCCCCTAACCATGTTAGGTTTCCAACCAGTAAACAAGGTCTTGAATCCACCCTCGTAGCGATATATCTTGTATACACCATCGAGAGCGTTTTTGTAGTTTCTTCTCTTAGCTGCTTCTAAAGCAGAATCGTTCTGCATTCTAATGTTTACAACATCTGCAAAATTCCCTGCAAGACCACCGATGGCACCACTGAACATAGAGCAAGGTAACAGATACGCCATATTAGTCAATTGGTCGCGTGGAACTACATTCTCTTTCAACAGGTCGTAAGCACCAAATCTCACCGTTGTGTATGTACATTGCCGCAACACAGCAGCGCTCAGACCGGAATACAACCCCATCACACCTTCATTCGCCAAGATGTTCTCCAACATCTTGAAAAGTGTGGGCTTGGGCATGGGAGCCGCCTGCAGTCTGACTTTGGCCAAGTCCAGAGGATGCGTCACCATGGTAGCAAAGATACCCGCTGCACCCCCGTACCACCATGGATACTTGATGTTCTTACCGGCAGACTGTTTTGCGTTCGTCGACATACCGTCCAGTTGTTGTGTTATGTTTTCAACACTTTCCAAGCAAGAGAAACGAACATCTACATATAaatatgcatatatatatatatatactacAAGCCGACCGCCCGATTGTTACCTGCCCCCACCACTGCAGCGTAATCGCTTGCCAAAGACCAAACCTTGCAGCCCTTTTATACAAACATGCCTGCGACGTACAGTGGAGAGGGCCCTTTCCTTGGCACACAACAGAGATTGCGACGCGATACCTTCTGCGATCGTTCCTACTATCGCGGCCTCAACTCCAACATCGACAGCGGATGCGCTGTTCTACGGATGCGGTCACGCATCCGCAAAGAACGATTAAATTTAGGACCCCCGGCTTTGAGGATAGTCTTGCCAAGAGCCCACAAAATAGAACGGTTGGTTGAGAACGACATGGATGCGTTTGGCGTATCTTGATCGCTCATATATAGTGGGGCGGGATGCTCATCCTACGGAAAGCACAGCTCTTTTCACTCAACGAGGTTATGCCTTTCATTTCTCCACgccgttttttttttggcgccctttttgataaagaaagccTGTCCCGTAATCGTGGCTTTGGCAGAGACAGAGGGTGAGCGAGAGAGCGGGCGAAACCGAGACTAGATTCCGAGTAAGGATTGCGATGGCATGAAACAAAACCGAGAGGCACACAATGAATGCGAGCGAACAGGGTGTTCGCAGCTTGCACTCCTTGTAAGCATACACATGCACTGATATagacatatatatacaaacaaatatatctatatatcATAAGGTTACCGTCTGTCTCTACTTCACATAAAATTAGAGAACTAACGCAACAGTATACCATTATAAAGACGCATAAAAAGCAGTTACATCATGATGGACCATACCACAAATGAACCTTTAGCCGTTGAGGAGTCTCCACTCACCCCAAACGTGTCTAACCTGAAACCATTCCCCTCtcaaaacaacaaaatatcCACTCCAGTGACCGACCATAGGAGAAGACGCTCATCCAGTGTAATATCACATGTAGAACAGgaaacttttgaagatgaGAATGACCAACAGATGCTTCCTAACATGAACGCTACCTGGGTCGACCAGCGAGGTGCGTGGTTAATTCATATTGTCGTAATAGTACTGTTGAGACTCTTCTACTCCTTGTTCCCCGGGTCGACACCCAAATGGACATGGACTTTAACAAACATGACGTACATCATTGGGTTCTATATCATGTTCCATCTTGTCAAAGGTACACCCTTCGACTTTAATGGTGGTGCGTACGACAACCTGACCATGTGGGAGCAGATTAACGATGAGACTTTGTACACACCcacaagaaaatttttgctGATCGTGCCCATTGTGTTGTTCCTGATTAGCAACCAGTACTACCGTAACGACATGACGCTATTTCTCTCCAACCTGGCCGTCACGGTGTTTGTTGGTGTTGTTCCTAAACTGGGAATTACACATAGACTAAGAATATCCATTCCCGGCATCACAGGCCGTGCTCA
Proteins encoded in this window:
- the RPL26A gene encoding 60S ribosomal protein uL24 (Ribosomal 60S subunit protein L26A~similar to YLR344W), coding for MAKQSLDVSSDRRKARKAYFTSPSSERRVLLSAPLSKELRAQYGIKALPIRRDDEVLVVRGSKKGQEGKISSVYRLKFAVQVDKVTKEKVNGASVPINLHPSKLVITKLHLDKDRKALIQRKGGKLE
- a CDS encoding bifunctional fructose-2,6-bisphosphate 2-phosphatase/6-phosphofructo-2-kinase (6-phosphofructo-2-kinase-like~similar to YLR345W), whose amino-acid sequence is MPNVLSDDEELLNGLGSEIMKPSKQGNYMARTVKRWVNNERVTSAELTNVNVDGVHGPVNTESYISPGQLYSTDSGNLFHAGRILVVLVGLPATSKTLLSVAITRYTRWLGVRTKSYHFSEYKESAKDIPSDYFCVVPTSKEGVAFVEKLRMQMLNDILSFFNDLSGQLAIYDALNIRKIDRKNLEATFSEIGVKVLFIESIVSDQEIMNRNIALVLESNDYRGLSTDEAIDEYMRRLSVNEPYYEMMTHDEELSYIKYINLGRQIIVKDNIHGYLVNKMVFFLMNLRQKKGCVYFARCGTSDKDNYIHDEELNEEGIHYSKVLKEFVLQRIKQKRLAKKNSDSLVEVIDGSHDEDLKTSLIVWTGPRKRTHDTGLFFSKEGIKVQQRSELRQLNPGSIADLSDQQIMEKFPSEYKESLKDPYHFRFPRAESYHDLAVRMEPLLLEMEHTSKDILIIAHESTLRVLYGYLMACTCVELPNLNFTRDKLVEISFSPFCNTVELLNIPSSS
- the CIS1 gene encoding Cis1p (similar to YLR346C), which encodes MQSVSNCPIGLVSKNTINSASNIAEWVACPWKYINVVGSGRYVSNKPDKITRYDLLKAAQEAEMQELLTGSGLKSRHKRKKRSKVALETIAEENSSSESLF
- the KAP95 gene encoding karyopherin beta (Karyopherin beta~similar to YLR347C), whose translation is MSTAEFAQLLENSILSPDQNIRLTSETQLKKLSNDNFLQFAGLSSQVLIDENTKLEGRILAALTLKNELVSKDSVKTQQFAQRWITQVSPEAKNQIKTNALTALVSIEPRIANAAAQLIAAIADIELPHGAWPELMKIMVDNTGAEQPENVKRASLLALGYMCESADPQSQALVSSSNNILIAIVQGAQSTETSKAVRLAALNALADSLIFIKNNMEREGERNYLMQVVCEATQAEDIEVQAAAFGCLCKIMSLYYTFMKPYMEQALYALTIATMKSPNDKVASMTVEFWSTICEEEIDIAYELAQFPQSPLQSYNFALSSIKDVVPNLLNLLMRQNEDPEDDDWNVSMSAGACLQLFAQNCGNHILEPVLEFVEQNITADNWRNREAAVMAFGSIMDGPDKVQRTYYVHQALPSILNLMNDQSLQVKETTAWCIGRIADSVAESIDPQQHLPGVVQACLIGLQDHPKVATNCSWTIINLVEQLAEATPSPIYNFYPALVDGLIGAANRIDNEFNARASAFSALTTMVEYATDTVAETSASISTFVMDKLGQTMSVDENQLTLEDAQSLQELQSNILTVLAAVIRKSPSSVEPVADMLMGLFFRLLEKKDSAFIEDDVFYAISALAASLGKGFEKYLETFSPYLLKALNQVDSPVSITAVGFIADISNSLEEDFRKYSDAMMNVLAQMISNPNARRELKPAVLSVFGDIASNIGADFIPYLNDIMALCVAAQNTKPENGTLEALDYQIKVLEAVLDAYVGIVAGLHDKPEALFPYVGTIFQFIAQVAEDPQLYSEDATSRAAVGLIGDIASMFPDGSIKQFYGQDWVIDYIKRTRSGQLFSQATKDTARWAREQQKRQLSL
- the DIC1 gene encoding Dic1p (Mitochondrial dicarboxylate carrier~similar to YLR348C), which encodes MSTNAKQSAGKNIKYPWWYGGAAGIFATMVTHPLDLAKVRLQAAPMPKPTLFKMLENILANEGVMGLYSGLSAAVLRQCTYTTVRFGAYDLLKENVVPRDQLTNMAYLLPCSMFSGAIGGLAGNFADVVNIRMQNDSALEAAKRRNYKNALDGVYKIYRYEGGFKTLFTGWKPNMVRGILMTASQVVTYDVFKNYLVTKLDFDASKNYTHLTASLLAGLVATTVCSPADVMKTRIMNGSGDHQPALKILADAVRKEGPSFMFRGWLPSFTRLGPFTMLIFFAIEQLKKHRVGMPKEDK
- the ORM2 gene encoding sphingolipid homeostasis protein ORM2 (Protein that mediates sphingolipid homeostasis~similar to YLR350W); the protein is MMDHTTNEPLAVEESPLTPNVSNLKPFPSQNNKISTPVTDHRRRRSSSVISHVEQETFEDENDQQMLPNMNATWVDQRGAWLIHIVVIVLLRLFYSLFPGSTPKWTWTLTNMTYIIGFYIMFHLVKGTPFDFNGGAYDNLTMWEQINDETLYTPTRKFLLIVPIVLFLISNQYYRNDMTLFLSNLAVTVFVGVVPKLGITHRLRISIPGITGRAQIS